The DNA window GTTGAGGGCATTGGATATTGTTTTTAGTGGGATTTTTTACATATGTTTTAATCATTCTCCAGATTCTCTTACAACTTACAAGCACAATGCATGCAATTGCTTCAACAAGCTCCTTGAATTTAGGCATGTGTCAGCACGACCATTTATGCATCTAAAAATTGGTAGACTAATAAGTAAGAATTCAACTCAACTACCATAGGCAAGAAATAATGTAAAGCACAAACCTCTCAACATACTAAACGTTACCAGTTCATCTACAAGCTTTTGTCGAGCAATGTCAAGTCTACCATTCATGAAATGCTTTTTCAACTTGGCCCAATAGCCACATACATTATAACCATCAACAAGCAGGACCGGTATTGCAGTCTCTAGACCCTGATTTGTGCTGTTGAAGATATTAACCCTGTAAGTTTTGTTTTTTGACTCAATTGGAATTCAGATACTAATAAAAACTTAAGGAGCCGAGCATTACTAATATAAGCTCAAAGTAGGATCACGATAAAGCTCTGTATCTTCTGGCATTACATCCTTctccactctcttcctccgGTAACTAGTCGCCGGCTTGGGAGTACTTGAATTTCTCTTTTGGAACTCCTAAAATCTTTGATCAAACAATTAATATCTAGCACTAGAGAATACATGCAAAACCCATTCAAGCCAAAATTTTAACCTTCCATAATTTTATGAACTGCAAATTCTGCTTCACAtttgatgtaattcttggagGTGTTGGCTCTGAGCCCTATAAAAAGAAACAGAGCCTTAACTCAATTTTAAACCCAAATCTCTTCCACAATAAATCAAATTGACCTAAAAAGTAAACATGAAATCAAGAGCTTGTGCAATATAAATTACCTGAGGGGAAGGTGTTTGTGATGCCTTACCCTTCTTGGCCACAATATTGGAAGAATAACAGCGGAATCTAAATAATGGCAGAGATGTTGATGATGAAGTAGATGCTATAGGGTTCATGGGACCGCGGATATATTAGCAATAGTCTTGTTTTTGTGTTCCATTTACGCAAGAGTTATTCATCTTCTCAACTTGTGAGCCATCTTGATTGAGTGATCATGTCAGAAAAATACGAACTTTTCAGGAACTAAAGTAAAGATCGAACTGCTTAGCAATTACACCAATCCTTGCTTTTCCGCTGCGGATGGAGTTGTGGATTGCTGAGGCCGTGGTGCACAATCCGccacaaacaaaaacaatagAAACTTTAAATTAACTGCGTAGGCATTCGATTTTTAGTAATCCCTAGCTCTACCCAAATCATTTTTCGGAAATAAAATATCTTGAAAAGAAAATAGCGATCAAATTATTGATGTTTAATGTAGAATTGTTATTTTTACCACATAATTTATGGCGTTTACTCGATTTTATCTCACCCTTAATTTATGGCGTTGACCGGTTTTATAGGAGTAATGTGCTTGAGTGTTACGATTCTGTATAAGTCTATTGCATGGTCAAAAGTACTAGAATATGGATTTacatatcttttcttatatttgtttcttgttccataagttagtattctagtattataaatagggctaggttgttatcattttattcagtcgatcaatatatgaatttattcaattgGCTCATTATCGTGTGCTTCAAGAAACTATCATCAATGCAGAAACTATCATCAATGCGGCCGACGAGAACCTCTCTCGCGCCCAGCACCCCCCTTGACCGACGTCATCGCCGATCCAAacctcttgggcgctcgacgacTACTGTCTCtgtttcttgattgtgaggATTCCGACCGTTAAGGAAAGGCATTTCTTAACACATATAGACGACGAAGCTTTGTATAACAATTGCATGTGTAGTATTTTGTGCTATGCAAGAAAAATCTCGACGATTAACAAATGAAAATCTGATGTGTAATTTGCAAAAGCGTATGCTTACTTGATTTTGTGTAATCGTTTGAGACATTTATTCGTGTACGTCCCTATCGTTTAGGATGTTTTCACGGTTTTGTCTCATCATTAGTTAATGCAGTATATTTTAAAGCAAAATTTATGGATGTAAATGAATTCATTTTAAAGTTGTAAACTAGTACaatactatgttttttttaaccTTAAGGTGTTTATGTTGCAGTACACAGGCATAATGAACCCCATGCGCTATTCAAGAAAAATCTTGAGGAGTGAGAACATATTTTTGCTATAatatttaatactatattttattattgcaATATTCGTTTTTTTTAGAGATATCAAACGAAAAGGCTCAGTTACAATAGACTAATAAGTGATACTATCAAAACTCTTTatcgaaataaataaataaatgttatcAAAACTCTAGAATGTCAATAATTTATTAGACACgacacttttttttatgaaacttcTTTTTTATTGTACAAAATCGCATTAAAATTGAGTAAACACCTCAAATGATTGGGCAAAAATCAAATACACTAACACTTCTGCATATTACACATTATATTTCATTGTCGTATAGGGAAGCAATGTGTAATTTCATCCAACACTTTAAATTATCTTTGAGATATATACCTGCGAAAGTAATTCATATATACATGATACATTTTAAATTACTTCTGATTATAGGAAATGATATTTAAATTACTTGATATTTgtaattcactttttttttgcattggaacatttttacaatttaaaattatgcATTGTATATAAAagagtatttgttttttttggagGTCATAGTTTATCATCTTGACAACTTATTTGAACATATATGattattatttcaatttgtcataattcaatttaaataaaataattgtcaTGCATGTATATGTGTAGTCATATTTATTATGGTGGTTAAATAGTTTGTCACTGCATCTGGCATAATTTTGGAGTTAGAATATCGAAAGATACACTAATAGGTTAGCAAAAGTCCAAGATAAAGAATAATAACCATATAAGTGACAATGCAAGAATCATTTTGTAGCTTCTCAACAACCCATCCAGACTGCAGCAACAGCCCCCTTATGGAGTTGTTTTGCTTTGGTTGTAATCCAGCTGCTATCTCTTTAGGTAGAGACGCCACTGCGACGacctccaattccaattccaattccaattccaattccaaattcatttccttttttccaTGTAATAACCAACTTTAATTACGACTATGATTTTGAATTTTACTATAGTTCCGTCGTCCATGGTTTCGCGTCGCTCGTACACTATGAACTCTCGGTTTCTAAACAACGGCTTCGATCTCTCTCCATACCTCAACCACACAATGCTCAAGTTTTCTTCCAAGTCTTTAATGTACTTCCCTTGCATTAAATCCCCATCCCACTCCTGCCAAAAATCGAAACATCAATCACTCATGCAACGGAACGGAACGAGGAATGGAATGGAGGTAGGAATGATCCAGACCTTGGCAGCATCGATTGCATTAGCGACCGTGATGAACTGCTGGGGCGAGACCGAGTGGAGCACCCAGCGGCTGCGGAAGGTGTGGAGCGATCCCCGATCTGCGCTTGGAGATCTCGACCCCGTTGCCATCCACTCCCACCACCTTCCACCCGTCGCTCACCGAGtcactggccgagagcagctCTTGTATGCAGTTCTCGCTCGCATGGAACACGTACCTCCGCAGGGAGTCCTCACTTAGAGACCTGCACCACACCAACCAACTCAATCACCATTAATTAAATTCTAGCATTAAAGAAGCAGAAAATTCTTACCAGGATCTACTGCAAGTGGAAGGAGGACTGTTGCTCTGCATTTTCCGATGTTTGCGGGGGAGTTTAGAGTGATATGTGGGCAACGAGattgattatatatatacatatatatagagtGTTAGGACATAAGTTAGTGAAAAATAATGTGAAGTGGGGCGAGAAGATAGAAGCACATGGAATGCCAGAGGCAGCTCCATGATTAAAACTGCACTAATAAAAGCCAACAGCAGTCCATGTGCTTCATCTTCCCTTCTTAAAACAATTTGTTTTTGAGCTTCAACTACAAGCCAGGCTCATAGATTTCAGACCACATTCATATTTTACCTAAACTTGCCTGGTTAGGGGTGACATCACCAAtacaaaatattactactattaaaatGCTTTTTTTGCATCTAACTCAGCCCTACATTCTCTGTTCTTTGTCATTCATTAATGTTGACAGTACATTAAAATAAGTGTGAATTGGATCAAGTTTGCCACAGTTTTGGATCTAATACAATAAGGGAGACACAGATAATGGAGATAAAGTCAAGTTATATTCTCCTTGATAAAGAAGATTGATTTATTGTGGTTCATAATCGCACCAAATAAACAATGAAAAGGTGCTCAACTTTCACTAACTTCAACAATGACTCAAGAAGATGGCTTTTCCTGCCCCAGCAAGCCTTTTGCTTTAAGACTCAGCACTGTCTCCCTCACAGCATCTTCGACCGGACTAAAATTTAATCCTAAATCGATCAATTTCTTCGCAGCGTCCTTGCAAGCCGCCAGCCCCGGTTGCGTTTCTCCCTTAAATCTGCACATTATGCATTAAAAGGATCAATTAATTAGACAAAAACAACAATAGAAAAAAGATACCGCAATATTTCAAATGTGAAACAGtgacaaaatcaaataatagTGCAAGGACTATATTGAGTTTCCCAACATGATAAGATCCCTACCCCTTCTGGCCCCTTCCTATCTTGATCTCAATTGAGACATACAAATGATGGTTGCTATGTCTTTTCCTCTTGTGACTGAGCCCAAAATAAAACACGTCTCGGGAAAGATGAAAATCATCGAAAAAAGCATATAGTGCACACCTCTATGTTTACATTATTAGAGACCCTGATTGATCACCATATCATTACAAGAAGAgcaataattcaaaaccaaaCACACATGATATTTGTAAATTTTGAAGTTTGGAGAAGTAGCTAAAGGGCAGGAAAAAATTATTTAGGTCTGCATAATTCGATAAAGTTCTTGAACTTTTTGAGATCGAAGTACAGATTTCAagaatcttttttttaaaagtaaagaGATCATTGGTTCTTATAGTCTATAGAGGCTCTAATTCTTAGCTAGATTGAAGTTGCTTGCAGAAGGCCATGATAAGTTGATCAGTAGAATGAGTTCCAGCAATTCAGTTCGGATATtggaaaattaattattttcatgCGAAATCGAAGAAAGGCATATATAATTTGAAACAGGTCCACAGAAAAAAGATTGTGACCCTACAGATGAACATTTTTCGGAACAACAGAAGTTTTGAATGCCCTGGCTTTCGTGAGATCATCGACTTAGTTTATCTTCTACTCATTTCTACTTTTCAGCATTGATCATGGCTAACACAACAAAGTTCAGAAGCATTTCTGCTAATCTCCTGCCTTCTAGAATTAAATCTGTACATCTAAACGATCAAAAACTACAATTTTAAGAAGTGGAGACGGTTTAGTTTGAGATATTTTGTTTTCCAAGACGTTTTCATCTCAGCAGCAAATAATTATTCATTCTAACAGATACTCAATCTGGCTAAGCATACATGGCTGCCGTCACTTCTGAAAGAGCACTACTTCTAATCACTTTTCTTGTGAAACTTTCCTAATAACGATCACGTTAATTTTCTAATTACATGAGGGTAACCTCCTATTAAAGTATGTAGTTTGTATTCAATCATAAAAGATTTTACTGTTTTTATCAAATCCGAGGCCATCAGCTTGGACCTCTGATTAATTTGGGAAAAGTAATTTTGACACCATAAATCTGTAGGAGTACTTACTTTATATATCAACCAGCAACATACGCAAGCAAACACAGATACATATAGCAAGGAAATCTCTATGCGTAGATTGCATAACTCGGGTTTAAAGGAAAGAGTGTACAGACCTGTGAACTGGAAATTCAGGAAAGAGGCTTGCAACTTTCTGTGCAAAATCACCAAATTGATAAATGCCGTTGGTGCAAAGGTATCTACCCGAAGCCTTAGGAGTTTCAAACAGCAATAATTGTGCCTTAGCTACATCTTTGACATGCACAGCGCCCAACCAGTGATACTCCTGCGTATCTTTCGACCCCTGCAGTAGCTGCAGCAAGACTGCACAGCTAGCATTCAATCCAGGTTGCAATAGTTGGCCAAGACATGTAGCAGGATTTATTGCTACAACATCCACACCATTTTCCTTGGCAAAATCCCATGCAGCTTTCTCGGCCAGAGTTTTTGACACTGGATACCATTTCTGTCAAATACACAAAAGAGCATTTTGCATTACAACTAGATTTTAAAGTATTGCACATCAAAAGTAATAGGCTGCTTAAATCAGTTATATTAGGCTCTAGTTCATCATTACCTGTTTGTTTGCACTTGTATCTTGGAATAACATCTTTGTTcaggaaaaaatttcattttactaCTTTAACTGTTACGTTAAATGACCCACGAGCATACAGGTTTGCGTCTACATCACAGTTTCTCATCCTATGAAAGATGAACACTAGGATATTATGGTTTGTTTTGGCAGCATCGATAATCTTTCAAGCGACTGACTCAGCAGCACTTGTTTACGAACTGGTTGAGGACCACTATATGTATCAACGAATTCCTGCTTTATCCATTACTCAAACTACTTTTCCCATACCATACCTATCACTGTTAACTAACTCCATGTTATACAAAGAACATGTACCCCACTGAGGCATTCCTGGTGTCGAAATCTACCGTTTTCTGAAGACGAAAGTGAAATGGTCACTCACATACTTATATAAGCCCCACTCCCATGAGTACGACTGCCACATACATCTAACTATCTCATCTttaaagtaaagtaaaagtgaaGTAAAGTAAAGTAAAGAATTCTCCATAAATATGACTATAGTTAGGCAAAAGAAGCTTTCAGGCACTTGTAATATCTCAAAACCCAAACTTTAACCATTAAACTCCTCTTTTTTCATAAGTTTgccacacaaaaataaaaagcaatACATTCCCAAAGATGACTTTAGTGAACTGCTGTTAATACGcattagtaattttattttttttcaagaaaCCAGTtgaatatataaacaaaatttaacaCTAGATCAAACTAGAAGAAGTCCGATGAGTATGAAAGTGGCCCCAAAATCACAGAAAAAATAGGGGTGATCTCAATAAATCATAGTAACACATTGAAAATGATATTGTAATTGCAAACTGATCAGAGACCTGGCGTTGGCGGCAATAGTCAAGATCAGTCCAGCAAGACTCATCAACAACGGTGGCGGTGGGCCAGGCCGGGTTAGGCACCATGGCGGAGATGGAGGAGGTGAGGAGCACGCGCCGCACCCCGAACTTGTTGGCGGCGGCGAGGACGTTGAGGGTGCCCTTGACGGCGGGATCGAGCAGCTCCGCCTGCGGGTCCACGGGGTCCTccagcgagcagggcgacgCCACGTGGAAGACTCCGCCTCCGGCGCAGCCCTCCACGGCCTTCTCGACAGCGGCGGAGTCGAGGAGGTCGACCTCGTGCACGAggagggcggcggcggcggcgcccgGGAGGGAGAAGAGGTGGGAAGGGTCGGAGGCGGGGAAGATGGAGAGGTGGATGGTGGAATAGCCGTGTTCGAGAAGGGTTTTGACCACCCATGATCCGATGAAGCCGTTAGCTCCGGTGACGCACACCGGCGCCTTGGCGGCTGCCATTCTAGCTTGCTTGATTGAAATCTGGTTGTGTTGTGTCTCTGAGTTTTACTCCTATCTTATGTAACTACGTTTGGTCTAAATTGTTTGAATTCATTTGATGGCATTGAAAAAAGATTCCGACACGGAAGAAATCTTTACTGAGTCATCAAAAAATCCATTCTTACCCGTGCACGTGTGCTAATATGATATCCTattataatttctaattttcttaTGGATAAAATTTTTACGTTAACGgattaaattataaaacaatGATGGTTGCCAGTTGCCACTATTTACGAGTACTTTAACAAATGGCGGTCTGAGAAATTTCGAAATAAGgggttaaattcgctgacctttcgtaattagggattcaattcgctgacctttcgtaatttaGAATTGAGGCATGCGTATTCTTCAGAATAAGggatttgtgatattttatcttatttatgttcttttttaatattatttcactCTAACCATTTATCAATTTCCTATATTACCCTTCAAATTTTTACCTAAATTCTACTTCAAGATTTTGAAGATCCAACGTTCAAACTTTTACCTAAGGTTATGTGGTGTGGTGGTAACAATCATATAAAAAATTGCTCTTTCTTGTTTACAATTTTGTCATGATCCTGTTGCTACCTCGACTTCCGATTTACGAAGAATAATTTTAaccaaacacaaataaaaataaaaatagaatatatGATTCACATGTTGAAAATAACGTAATGCGAATATAATTTAGATTATACTATCCTTTTTACAATATCATAATTacaacattttcattttcttcaataAAATGATTAGTGTTTAATTAGTGTACATAATATAATATGTGTACATAATACTATATTTGTTGCATTTATTAAAAGGGGAATAGTTTAATTAGAGCTTGGGAATTTGGTTTAGAGGTATATAACATAATATGTGTACATAATACTATATTTGTCGCATTTATTAAAAGGGGAATAGTTTAATTAGAGGTTgggattttgaaatttgaacatTGGAtcttcaaaattacaaaaaacTAGAATTTAGGTAAAAATTTGAACGGGTAATTTAGGTAATTGATAAATGGTTAGagggaaataatattaataaagaatataaataagataaaatatcacaaatccCTTATTCTGAACAATACGCATGCCTCGATCCCAAATTACGAAAGGCCagcgaattgaatccctaattacgaaaggtcagcgaatttaacccCTTATTCTGAAatctctctattttattatgtttttctttttaaatataaattgaaaaaaattaatgaaatctaaatttttttaatacttcTTCCGTCCTATAGAAATAGACGGGTTGATCgaattttaatgcgtaattaataaaacaagataaaagaagaaaaaatagttaaaattgtATAATGGAGAATGAACtcaaaaatgataaagtaaaagagaaggagaaaaaattgtTATATATGaattatttctatgggacgaacAGAAAAATATAGCCTATTTCTATTAGACGGAAATACTTTAGTGCAGTTAACTAATATTGTATGCTGTAGATTACTACTATAACAAATGGGGATTCCTATAGAAGTAAATTGACAGTTCATGTTCAAACTCTACTGTTCAAAGAATATATGTTGGTGTTcatacatacatatacatacaCACTATATCACAATTTCCAAGTAAATTGAGTTGGCAAGGATTCCTCTTTCCAGATTTGAACCGTTTTCACAAGAACCAGCACAACCCTCAGCTATCTTCCAACTCTCATCTCGACCTACTTGTTCCTTCCTTTTAATTTGAAGATCTTCCCAAAATTAGCATAAAAACCAATTATCTGTTTCGTCCAGTCACACAGCAGAAAGAAAATGATGGAAGTAGGATCTATGGCTTCCACGGagctggtggtggtggcggcgtTGGAAACATGGGCGGCACAGCTGAGAAAATCGTATTCTTATCAATCCCCACAGATTTCTCTCCAGATAGAGCAACAAGGGCTGCAACTAAGCCGGCATTGCCTGCAAGCGTTGGCTCTGTGTAGTTGTAGTTTGAGCGAACATCACGGAAACCGTCGTGTTTGTCAGGACCAGCAACCATAGCTCCAACAAGAACATTAGGGTTCGGCTTCTTACTGTCCCTCCATTTCCATCCTCCCTTGCAGTTATACTTAACCTTGTTCTTCGGAATGGAGGCGCCTCTGTGGTGCACATGCTTTGGGTAGTGATTGCCGAAGCCCACAACATAGCTCATCTTTCTGGGATTCTTACCAAGGATGTAATTTATCTGGAGAAATGAAGCAGAGATATACACAGGTTGGTAAACAATCACCATTATTTTAGTCGAAACAGCATTCATCGTATATGAAGTGTATCATACCTGGGTTTCTGCAAATTCACGGAGGACTTTTGTTGAGAAGAAACGAGGTCCACAATACCAGCCAGGTGTATCGGCAGCTTCCATGTAGTCACTGAACAATGTAGTGAGGAAAGCTGCATTAACTGCGTATTGAAGAGGCTGAGGGTTTCCGTGATTCAACTGGATCAGGCCACCTGTTTATGATCATCAGAACAATTAACTAAAAATCCAACAGGGATAAACCATGTAATTTGCACAAGATGCTTTATAGCATAATAGATTATTACCTCTTGTTCTGTTAAATGACGTGTAATATGGCAGGAACGAGCACATGAATATGCTGGTCTGGTTGTGGAATGTTTTCAAGATCTCTTCATATGGATAGCCAGGGCTGAGGAATAACCTTAGACGACTGAGAAGCACCTGCGAGGAAATCAAAAGATGGTTGTGCATTGATTAGTAAGAACCCCAGGCACAAAAAGCAGAACCAGACAGCAGGCATTGCAGAATAGGTACAATACTTTCCCAGATGGTTGATCAGATTATTTTTTGCAAATCATAAACCCAAAATATAAAccaaaaagaaagagagaaaaaaaataagaagaaatgAAAAGTGAATTTGACATTTTAGAAGTGCTTTTTTGGATCAATCAGACTGAGTTGTAGTAATAAACTAGAAAAAAATAAACTGAAGTTGTAACCAAATCCCAAGTCAGCGAAAACAAGAAAACACTTATATTGCTTACTTGGGCACCGGCAAGTTTGTTGTCCCAATTAAGCACACCATAGTAGGGGCCTCCCCAAAATGCACCAGCATGCTTGGCAATACCAGGAGTTGTAGCGAGCTGAAGATACGAATTGTTACCCGTGGCATAGTACAGCCAAGCAGCTCCCCACACATACTCATCATAGTAACCTGTAGAGTTATAGAACATTTCTGCCTCGTTACCATTGCTATATCTACCACGCTGATCCCTGGAAAACTTAAAAAGAGTCTTGGCGCCATGAATGAGCTTCTGCGAGTATGCCTTGTTGTCCTTGAAAACTATAGATGCAGAAGCCAAAGAAGCAGCCATCTCTGCAGCCAGATCTGAGCAACTGTGACATTCAGTAACAGGTCTCTTATAATCAATGTCCTCTGGCTGCATCCAACAATAGTGATCATTCTCCGTCCCTCCTGTTGTATCCCCTTGTCCAACCTGCAAAAAAGAAACTATAGATGCTCAATACTTTTCTTAAGCCCACGATAAATCAATGTTGCTGGTGAAATAAACATATCTAGCAAAAGAACAACTCGTATCCTTTCCACACATTGCTAAAGAGAGCCAATAAAATTTCCTAACATGGTACAACTATACAAGTGAAGTTCCATGGGATGGGTTTTCTATAGCCAGAGTATACCTGTGACACGATTCTGTCTATAGTATCCGCAGTGTGATTAAAAGTCTTGAGAAAATAATCAGTTCCCCACTTGATTATATCTTTTACATGGTTAAGCTCTCCAGCTGCTTCGAATTTTCCCTTGTACTCGATCACACTCCAACTCAGCATTGTCATGGCAAAAGCTTGAGGGAAGTTGAACTTAATTGCATCTCCAGCATCATAATAGCCACCAGAAAGATCTTTAAACAAAGTTGAAGAATCAGACTCGCCGTCATTCACACAAGAGTTTCCCCTCCACGATACGTTATTGTGCTTTGGTAGTTTTCCAGCTGTATAGGGGTATCAAGAATTAAACTGTGCATAAGTTGATCAATAATAAGTACTATAATAAGCAAAGAACTCCTCTGAGTTGGACTAAAAATCAGAGATTCAACTGTATAAGctttcattttatcaattttctaCTGCCAAAGCTGCATAATAGCATCAAGATAGAGCCTTCCTTCAGATCAAAGGTCAAATTATAAACAATTCTCCAATTCATCCATCACAATCCAATAGATGAAAACTACTTCACAAATCAAATCACAGTAATTTGACTAATTCAaagttaaaaaaagaaaagaaaccgTCGAATCTACCCATCCATCTTTAAATATATCAAATGCATCAGAGAAATCACCCCCAATTCCTATCAAATAAATTCATCGGGTCCAAAAAAATAACACTAAATTAAACCAGCAATTAAGATAAATAGGTATACTCACAACGCTGAGCATTGAAGAACATGAGGGCCTTGTTGAGAGCGAGCGTGTAATTATCCGGCGGCGGCGGTTTGTGGTGGTGGCGCGGCACCGTCTTAACGATCAAGGTGATGAATCCAGCCAGTAATCCAGCTGCCAAAATGGTCCCCACAGTCCACACAAAGATCTTCCTACTAACGATAATGCAGCCGAGATCCACgtacttcttcttcttctgctcGCCGGGGCCCAGCAGCCAGCTCTGCTGCGTCTCGTCGAGCGGCCGCGACAGCGCCGCCCTGTCGTAATCCTGCAAGTTCCGGCTGCGGTCGTCGTCGGTGGCGGAATCCGCCGCTATCTCCAGAGGCCCTCCCCATGGATCCCTGCCGTACATGCTCGCACACTTTTTTTCCGCTCAAAACCAAAATCTTCAACAAATTAAGAGCTGAAGATATCTCGGTTTTGGATCTTCGAAATCAATTGATCATGGATCGGGTAATGTAAGATCAAGGTTTtagtaaaagagaaaatgtaGGTGAAGTAAAAGTAAAGGGTGTGGAAATGGGCGTGtggctctctctctctgtctccctctctctgctGTGAATGAAGAGATAAAGGGGATTCAATTGTGTAGTAATAATGGAAGTAGTGGTTGCTCTCTCTGAAGTTGCTGTATTTTTGTATGCCTaaacttattttattaatataattattgcaccgaataaaaatggaaattgTTTTATGAAAGCTACAACCTGTCTAATCCTCAccatttcaataaaataattcattaaTATTACTGCTAAACATAATAACTTCTACTTCTACCAAACTAGATTGTGATCTCCATTTCCTTTCATGTGAGCTAtggataaaaaattaattataccaAATGACTCATTTATATTGATAATATTGCAATAAGTGGATGAAATTTAAGGGAGTTTATGTAATAAATTAAAGGAATTTAGGCTGATAACTTTGTTTATTACGTAATTAACTATGTGATCATTTGCAAAAATGacttaaaaattaaatgtcCATTCACTTAAAAATCAATTTCGGTAGTTACTTTTATGGAAGGTGACATGTCAACATTATTAAACGTTATATGGTGAAATATTGTTATTTTAAGGTGGAGTgtagaaaaatataaattgatgCTTTGCTTACATTCCACTACAGTTTTTACCTAACCTAAGTGATTGAACTAAGTAACAAATAATGAATgttaaattttaaatgattaattaaaaggTGGCGGAAGAAAACCTTCTTCATTTGTACACCTACAATAATTTCCCACACCTAAAGTCTGATTTGTCCATTACATAAACAAGAAATTTGGCCCAGCAAAACTAACATTTGACTCATTAGTCCATCGTTCCACCGACAGCACTAATTACTTCATAAAATTTTCTGATTAAGAGTTTTTCTTTGTAATAAGAGAAAA is part of the Salvia splendens isolate huo1 chromosome 6, SspV2, whole genome shotgun sequence genome and encodes:
- the LOC121809973 gene encoding uncharacterized protein YacP-like isoform X1, producing MNPIASTSSSTSLPLFRFRCYSSNIVAKKGKASQTPSPQGSEPTPPRITSNVKQNLQFIKLWKEFQKRNSSTPKPATSYRRKRVEKDVMPEDTELYRDPTLSLYYTNQGLETAIPVLLVDGYNVCGYWAKLKKHFMNGRLDIARQKLVDELVTFSMLREVKVVVVFDAMMSGQSTHRENFAGIDIVFSAETCADLWIEKEVVALRDDGCPKVWVATSDHCVQNGAHGAGAFVWSSKALVTEIKASHKELEEMLIEHRSTSMQGKLLKHNLDSEVVDALKDLRDKLSENASSR
- the LOC121808605 gene encoding endoglucanase 25-like: MYGRDPWGGPLEIAADSATDDDRSRNLQDYDRAALSRPLDETQQSWLLGPGEQKKKKYVDLGCIIVSRKIFVWTVGTILAAGLLAGFITLIVKTVPRHHHKPPPPDNYTLALNKALMFFNAQRSGKLPKHNNVSWRGNSCVNDGESDSSTLFKDLSGGYYDAGDAIKFNFPQAFAMTMLSWSVIEYKGKFEAAGELNHVKDIIKWGTDYFLKTFNHTADTIDRIVSQVGQGDTTGGTENDHYCWMQPEDIDYKRPVTECHSCSDLAAEMAASLASASIVFKDNKAYSQKLIHGAKTLFKFSRDQRGRYSNGNEAEMFYNSTGYYDEYVWGAAWLYYATGNNSYLQLATTPGIAKHAGAFWGGPYYGVLNWDNKLAGAQVLLSRLRLFLSPGYPYEEILKTFHNQTSIFMCSFLPYYTSFNRTRGGLIQLNHGNPQPLQYAVNAAFLTTLFSDYMEAADTPGWYCGPRFFSTKVLREFAETQINYILGKNPRKMSYVVGFGNHYPKHVHHRGASIPKNKVKYNCKGGWKWRDSKKPNPNVLVGAMVAGPDKHDGFRDVRSNYNYTEPTLAGNAGLVAALVALSGEKSVGIDKNTIFSAVPPMFPTPPPPPAPWKP
- the LOC121809973 gene encoding uncharacterized protein LOC121809973 isoform X2 → MNPIASTSSSTSLPLFRFRCYSSNIVAKKGKASQTPSPQGSEPTPPRITSNVKQNLQFIKLWKEFQKRNSSTPKPATSYRRKRVEKDVMPEDTELYRDPTLSLYYTNQGLETAIPVLLVDGYNVCGYWAKLKKHFMNGRLDIARQKLVDELVTFSMLREVKVVVVFDAMMSGQSTHRENFAGIDIVFSAETCADLWIEKEGAFVWSSKALVTEIKASHKELEEMLIEHRSTSMQGKLLKHNLDSEVVDALKDLRDKLSENASSR
- the LOC121809618 gene encoding phenylacetaldehyde reductase-like, with the translated sequence MAAAKAPVCVTGANGFIGSWVVKTLLEHGYSTIHLSIFPASDPSHLFSLPGAAAAALLVHEVDLLDSAAVEKAVEGCAGGGVFHVASPCSLEDPVDPQAELLDPAVKGTLNVLAAANKFGVRRVLLTSSISAMVPNPAWPTATVVDESCWTDLDYCRQRQKWYPVSKTLAEKAAWDFAKENGVDVVAINPATCLGQLLQPGLNASCAVLLQLLQGSKDTQEYHWLGAVHVKDVAKAQLLLFETPKASGRYLCTNGIYQFGDFAQKVASLFPEFPVHRFKGETQPGLAACKDAAKKLIDLGLNFSPVEDAVRETVLSLKAKGLLGQEKPSS